From Prochlorococcus marinus XMU1419, a single genomic window includes:
- a CDS encoding 6-pyruvoyl trahydropterin synthase family protein, which yields MTSTQSKPLHGKGRECVITRRACFSSSHRYWLPEKSPEENFSLFGKCSIAPGHGHNYELIVSMGGELDSDGMVLNLSDVKHSIKDKVTGQLDFHFLNDVWPEFNIDNQEGILPTTEALVKVIWGRLKDDLPLTSLRLYENPNLWVDYFGKNMEAFLTVQTHFAAAHRLAKEEISFDENKKIYGKCARVNGHGHNYLVDITVKGEIDKRTGMVCDLSALQEIINDLVVEQLDHTFLNKDIEFFHNCVPTAENIALYISDILKKPIHKLGATLHKIRLQESPNNAAEIYVDQKLTNSLNLKLENSLVTQT from the coding sequence ATGACTTCTACACAATCCAAACCATTACATGGAAAAGGACGTGAATGCGTCATAACTCGACGTGCCTGCTTTAGTTCTAGTCACCGTTATTGGCTTCCTGAAAAAAGCCCAGAAGAAAATTTTTCTCTTTTTGGAAAGTGCAGTATTGCACCAGGTCATGGTCATAATTACGAACTTATTGTTTCAATGGGTGGAGAACTAGACTCTGATGGAATGGTACTTAATCTCTCTGATGTAAAACACTCTATTAAAGATAAGGTTACTGGACAATTAGATTTTCATTTTTTAAATGATGTCTGGCCTGAATTTAATATTGATAATCAAGAGGGTATACTTCCCACAACTGAAGCATTAGTAAAAGTCATTTGGGGTCGTCTAAAGGATGATTTACCTCTTACAAGTCTAAGGCTTTATGAAAACCCAAATTTATGGGTTGATTATTTTGGAAAAAACATGGAAGCATTTTTAACAGTACAAACTCATTTTGCAGCCGCTCATAGACTTGCAAAAGAAGAGATATCCTTTGATGAAAATAAAAAAATCTATGGGAAATGTGCCAGAGTTAATGGACATGGTCACAACTATCTTGTCGATATAACTGTAAAAGGAGAAATTGATAAAAGAACAGGAATGGTTTGCGACTTATCTGCCCTCCAAGAGATAATTAATGATTTAGTTGTTGAACAACTAGATCACACTTTTTTAAATAAAGACATCGAATTTTTCCATAATTGTGTTCCAACTGCTGAAAATATAGCTTTATATATTTCTGATATTCTTAAAAAACCAATACATAAACTTGGTGCAACATTACACAAAATAAGACTCCAGGAGAGTCCAAATAATGCTGCAGAAATTTATGTTGATCAAAAGTTAACAAATTCATTGAATTTGAAACTTGAAAATAGTTTAGTCACGCAAACTTGA
- a CDS encoding dihydrofolate reductase family protein: MSIPRVIIVIASSLDGRIAFPGGGESHLGSEEDKKMLNQNLSMVDATIFGLGTLIAHQSTYIIKNLNDNDVVNISKSQPISIVASNSKKFNSNWQYFRQPIKRWLISSSKVDNLSDNKFEKQFFFEDSWRKTLISLKKQGINDLALLGGAKLINSFIKEDLITDIKITIIPRIIGGRYTWIPPEQTNEIFNLKRLWEIKSIKNLMNNEIHIHYKKI; the protein is encoded by the coding sequence TTGAGTATCCCAAGAGTAATAATTGTTATAGCATCTAGTCTTGATGGGAGAATTGCATTTCCTGGAGGTGGAGAATCCCATCTTGGAAGCGAAGAAGATAAAAAAATGTTAAATCAAAACTTATCAATGGTTGATGCCACCATTTTTGGTTTAGGTACTTTAATAGCTCATCAATCAACTTACATAATTAAAAATCTAAATGATAATGACGTAGTAAATATATCAAAAAGCCAACCAATTTCTATAGTTGCTTCAAATAGCAAAAAATTTAACAGTAATTGGCAATACTTTCGTCAACCAATTAAAAGATGGCTAATAAGCTCAAGTAAAGTTGATAATTTGTCGGATAATAAATTCGAGAAACAATTCTTTTTCGAAGATTCATGGAGAAAAACTTTAATTTCACTAAAAAAACAAGGGATAAATGATCTAGCTCTTTTAGGAGGCGCAAAACTTATAAATTCATTTATAAAAGAAGATCTTATAACAGATATAAAAATTACAATTATTCCACGAATTATTGGAGGTAGATATACATGGATTCCTCCAGAACAAACAAATGAGATTTTTAATCTCAAAAGACTATGGGAAATAAAATCAATTAAAAATTTAATGAATAATGAAATCCATATTCATTACAAAAAAATTTGA
- a CDS encoding shikimate kinase: MEQSIIKKTVHSIKGRSIFLIGMMGSGKSQTGLKLAQLLHYKYIDLDSLIEKLAKKSINQIFNDEGEDNFRELEANCLKETIKIPSLVISTGGGIVTKSENWGILRQGIIAWIDLDKNIAIERLKNEIENRPLLHGKNLNDLYTSIFQSRKNLYSQADLRIQVKRENIEEVAMKIINAIHKEIIS, encoded by the coding sequence ATGGAACAATCCATTATCAAAAAAACAGTTCATTCTATAAAGGGCAGAAGCATATTTTTAATTGGAATGATGGGTTCTGGTAAGTCACAAACTGGTTTGAAGCTGGCTCAATTATTGCATTACAAATATATTGATTTAGATTCATTAATAGAAAAGTTGGCAAAAAAATCTATCAATCAAATTTTTAATGATGAAGGAGAAGATAATTTCCGTGAATTAGAAGCAAACTGCCTTAAAGAAACTATCAAAATTCCTTCATTAGTAATCTCAACTGGTGGAGGAATAGTTACCAAATCGGAAAACTGGGGAATCTTAAGACAGGGTATAATTGCTTGGATAGATCTCGATAAAAATATAGCAATTGAAAGATTGAAAAATGAAATTGAAAATAGGCCACTTCTTCATGGAAAGAATCTAAATGATTTATATACGAGCATTTTTCAATCTAGAAAAAATTTGTATTCTCAAGCTGATCTGAGAATTCAAGTAAAAAGAGAAAATATTGAAGAAGTCGCTATGAAAATAATTAATGCAATTCATAAAGAAATAATTAGTTAA
- a CDS encoding peptidogalycan biosysnthesis protein, whose translation MTKKIHKVEVKLSIQEISKETWNELANEINNPFYAWTWLKNLEISKSVSRETGWQPLYFVAYKNEEILGIAPLFLKNHSYGEFIFDQSFARLAQELNLNYYPKLIGMSPYSPVNGYQFLYKKNKDKKELTNLLINHIESFAITNKILSCNFLYIDESWGNHLKSLGYHEWINSSSEWRSNGEKTFDDFLSRFNSNQRKNIKKERKSISKQDIKVEIFNEDDINQEILKKMHNFYEQHCSRWGVWGSKYLTSTFFEKIVSNKRNILLFSASKNHSNDIFAMSMCVKNKKNLWGRYWGSQEEISNLHFELCYYQPIEWAIKNSIHFFDPGAGGKHKRRRGFFAKSSISLHKWFDKNMENIIYPWLNEVNKQTKMEIEFENNSIPFK comes from the coding sequence ATGACCAAAAAAATACATAAAGTTGAAGTCAAATTATCAATTCAAGAAATCTCCAAGGAGACATGGAATGAATTAGCAAATGAAATCAATAACCCATTTTATGCATGGACTTGGCTTAAAAACCTTGAGATATCAAAAAGTGTTTCAAGAGAAACTGGTTGGCAGCCTCTATATTTTGTTGCTTATAAAAATGAAGAAATATTAGGAATTGCTCCACTTTTTTTAAAAAATCATAGCTATGGAGAATTCATTTTTGATCAATCATTTGCGAGATTGGCGCAAGAGCTGAATTTAAATTATTACCCTAAATTAATTGGAATGAGTCCTTATAGTCCTGTAAATGGATATCAATTTCTTTATAAAAAAAATAAAGATAAGAAAGAACTTACAAATTTACTTATAAACCATATCGAAAGCTTTGCGATTACAAACAAAATTTTAAGTTGTAATTTTTTATATATTGATGAAAGCTGGGGCAACCATCTTAAATCTTTGGGATACCATGAATGGATAAATTCCAGCAGTGAATGGAGGAGTAATGGAGAAAAAACTTTTGATGATTTTCTTTCTAGATTTAACTCTAATCAGAGAAAAAATATCAAAAAAGAGAGGAAATCAATTTCTAAACAAGATATTAAAGTAGAAATTTTTAATGAAGATGATATCAACCAAGAAATCCTTAAAAAAATGCATAATTTTTATGAACAGCATTGTTCGAGGTGGGGAGTTTGGGGAAGTAAATATCTAACATCTACATTTTTCGAAAAAATTGTAAGTAATAAAAGAAATATCTTATTATTTAGCGCATCAAAAAATCATTCAAATGATATTTTTGCTATGTCGATGTGCGTTAAAAATAAAAAAAACTTATGGGGTAGATATTGGGGTAGTCAAGAAGAGATATCAAATTTACATTTTGAATTATGTTACTATCAGCCAATTGAATGGGCAATAAAAAATAGTATCCATTTTTTTGATCCTGGAGCAGGTGGTAAACATAAAAGGCGAAGGGGGTTTTTTGCAAAAAGCTCTATTAGCTTGCATAAGTGGTTTGACAAAAATATGGAAAATATAATTTATCCTTGGCTAAATGAAGTTAATAAACAAACCAAGATGGAAATTGAATTTGAGAATAATTCTATACCCTTCAAATAA
- the nadB gene encoding L-aspartate oxidase, translating into MLRPPFSQNAIPLENWDVIVIGAGAAGLMTCLELPENLKVLLLNRNTSKVSSSRWAQGGIASVVRQDDSFDLHAHDTLKAGDGLCDFEAVEMLVKEAPGCVDRLQNLGMIFDQSSDQLATTLEAAHSRRRVLHVKDRTGRALVEVLEEHIEYKKNVLHCRGVRVTELLIEDKECKGVQVLDGANLYWIKSRAVVLATGGGGHLFTNTTNPPQSSGEGIALAWKAGAAIEDLEFVQFHPTALKFYGAPCFLISEALRGEGAILVDKNGESPVKNLENRDLASRDQVSRAIMKNMNDNNVDHVGLDLRYIDPEKIVERFPTILSRCQDYGVNPLNEVIPVAPAAHYWMGGVKTDLNASSTRKGLYAVGEVASTGVHGANRLASNSLMECLVFARKMSSIVLNDPPVFAKFDRSLKEFDIEDPKEDQISKIAEKIDELRKLCWLNLGVSRNKENMSKFLNYIQSDIDKLHKNDLINSLEKIKFDQKIKLSERNRRVLNLLLDLKNRQITTITLLKACLFREESRGGHYRDDFPQKDKNWECHTRQHLDQKIQKRFIKN; encoded by the coding sequence ATGTTGAGGCCTCCTTTTTCTCAAAATGCCATACCACTAGAGAATTGGGACGTGATAGTTATAGGTGCTGGAGCTGCAGGACTTATGACTTGTCTTGAATTACCTGAAAATTTAAAAGTGCTTCTTTTAAATAGGAATACCAGCAAGGTATCCTCTAGTAGATGGGCTCAAGGAGGTATTGCTTCTGTTGTTAGACAAGATGATTCATTTGATCTACATGCTCATGATACTTTGAAGGCAGGAGATGGACTTTGCGATTTTGAAGCAGTAGAAATGCTGGTTAAAGAGGCCCCAGGTTGCGTCGATAGATTGCAGAATTTAGGGATGATTTTTGATCAAAGCTCTGATCAATTAGCTACTACTTTAGAAGCGGCTCATTCTCGCAGAAGAGTCTTGCATGTTAAAGATCGAACTGGCAGAGCATTAGTTGAAGTTCTAGAAGAACATATTGAGTATAAAAAAAATGTTCTTCACTGCAGGGGTGTTAGGGTCACTGAACTTCTAATTGAAGATAAGGAATGTAAAGGTGTTCAGGTTCTTGATGGAGCCAATTTATATTGGATTAAATCAAGAGCTGTCGTTTTAGCTACAGGTGGAGGAGGGCATTTATTTACAAATACAACTAATCCTCCACAGTCCTCAGGAGAAGGCATTGCTCTTGCATGGAAAGCAGGTGCTGCTATTGAAGATCTAGAGTTTGTTCAATTTCATCCAACCGCTTTAAAATTTTATGGTGCACCTTGCTTTTTAATATCTGAGGCACTTAGAGGAGAAGGAGCTATTTTAGTGGATAAAAATGGTGAAAGCCCAGTTAAAAATCTTGAAAATCGTGATTTAGCCTCTAGAGATCAAGTTAGTAGAGCAATTATGAAAAATATGAATGATAATAATGTAGATCATGTTGGCTTAGATCTTCGGTATATTGACCCAGAAAAAATTGTAGAGCGCTTCCCAACGATCTTAAGTAGATGTCAGGATTATGGAGTTAACCCTTTAAATGAAGTTATACCTGTAGCTCCTGCAGCTCACTATTGGATGGGAGGTGTTAAAACTGATCTAAATGCATCTTCTACAAGAAAAGGATTATATGCCGTTGGAGAAGTAGCTTCTACAGGTGTTCATGGCGCTAATAGACTGGCAAGTAATTCACTAATGGAGTGTCTTGTTTTTGCAAGAAAAATGTCTTCAATTGTTTTGAATGATCCCCCCGTATTTGCAAAATTTGATAGATCATTGAAAGAGTTCGATATTGAAGATCCTAAAGAAGATCAAATTTCCAAAATTGCTGAAAAAATTGATGAACTAAGAAAACTATGTTGGTTAAATTTAGGTGTATCTCGAAATAAGGAAAATATGAGTAAATTTTTAAATTACATTCAAAGTGATATAGATAAATTACATAAAAATGATTTAATAAATAGTCTTGAAAAAATAAAATTTGATCAAAAAATAAAACTTAGTGAACGCAACAGGCGAGTCTTGAATCTTTTACTTGATTTAAAGAATAGACAAATAACAACTATAACCTTATTAAAAGCTTGTCTATTTAGAGAGGAAAGTAGAGGGGGGCATTATAGAGATGATTTCCCTCAAAAAGATAAAAATTGGGAATGCCATACTAGACAACACTTAGATCAAAAAATTCAAAAAAGATTTATTAAAAATTAA
- a CDS encoding chlororespiratory reduction protein 7: MSNPLIRASDHYVLLEPDSKEKIVSKQEAILWLKNWLSKTETQTIYQNIEAPDQEFFEELLESTYELEIKLGYVIKWFAVRIEPD, translated from the coding sequence ATGTCAAATCCACTAATAAGAGCATCAGATCATTATGTATTATTAGAGCCAGATTCAAAAGAAAAAATTGTATCAAAACAAGAAGCAATTTTATGGTTGAAGAATTGGCTTAGTAAGACAGAAACACAAACAATATATCAAAATATAGAAGCTCCTGATCAAGAATTTTTTGAAGAATTATTGGAAAGCACTTATGAATTAGAAATAAAATTAGGATATGTTATCAAATGGTTTGCAGTAAGAATTGAACCAGATTAA
- a CDS encoding DUF3120 domain-containing protein, with protein sequence MKELITKNLEVKDKFNLELHNTLHSCESIFLSRPIALRLWSSFFVILPIFVQAPWVRFEPISALCFTFVILLGAFFLNKKKSNKWFIVSSLLIGVSGSWLGGCLFWGWLSPFPILHIPVESVVLPLAFIGLGTNWKIGSSFYISSLFGTAVTDITIFLTGIMDQWREVIAADSENAPLILKKTSENLIHIKSLSIIIVVALILWLISKEIFDSGTINSTNGKALLVSSYVIQTTLIVDGIFIFLAILQPTLSGLV encoded by the coding sequence TTGAAAGAATTAATTACAAAAAATTTAGAAGTGAAAGATAAATTTAACCTTGAATTGCATAATACACTTCATTCGTGTGAAAGTATTTTTTTATCAAGGCCAATTGCTCTAAGGTTGTGGTCTTCTTTTTTTGTAATACTGCCTATATTTGTTCAAGCTCCTTGGGTAAGATTTGAACCAATAAGTGCTCTTTGTTTTACTTTTGTTATTCTTTTAGGTGCATTTTTTTTGAATAAGAAAAAATCAAATAAATGGTTCATCGTGAGTTCATTATTAATTGGTGTTTCAGGAAGTTGGCTTGGTGGGTGTTTGTTCTGGGGATGGTTAAGTCCATTTCCTATTCTTCATATTCCTGTTGAATCTGTTGTGCTTCCTTTAGCTTTTATTGGTCTGGGTACAAATTGGAAAATTGGTTCGAGTTTTTATATTTCCTCTTTGTTTGGGACTGCAGTTACTGACATTACTATATTTCTGACAGGAATAATGGATCAATGGAGGGAGGTGATTGCAGCTGATTCTGAAAATGCACCTTTAATTCTTAAAAAAACATCTGAAAATCTTATTCATATAAAATCACTATCCATTATTATTGTTGTCGCACTTATTCTCTGGTTGATTTCAAAAGAAATTTTTGATTCTGGGACTATTAACTCTACTAATGGTAAAGCCCTCTTGGTTTCGAGTTATGTAATTCAAACGACATTAATTGTTGATGGTATTTTTATATTTTTAGCAATCTTACAACCCACTTTAAGTGGATTGGTTTAA
- a CDS encoding vitamin K epoxide reductase family protein — protein MALKTLNKRNKKDLKWPKIIIAILSTIGIVDTGSITLKNWGLFSSLSCPGIQNGCETVLNSPWGTLFENNQVNIPLSLAGFITYLSILVITIILSLNLISPREKLNKFLWWLLFLISCASSIFSFLLINIMFFKIQAYCFFCILSAILSFSIFIVSMIGAKFESREPMIIRGFIVAISVLLGGLIWSANVDPSNATDVANPTENISPIITTASSPQKVKFAKFLSENNIVMYSAYWCPHCHDQKQLFGKEAVKELKVVECAKDGKDNEYELCQTKGISGFPSWEINGEITSGTVDLKELAQKTNYQGDLNF, from the coding sequence ATGGCCCTTAAGACTTTAAACAAAAGAAATAAAAAAGATTTGAAATGGCCAAAAATCATAATAGCAATTCTTAGCACTATAGGCATAGTTGACACAGGTTCGATTACTTTAAAAAACTGGGGATTATTTTCTTCTCTTTCATGCCCAGGGATACAAAATGGTTGTGAAACAGTTTTAAATAGTCCTTGGGGTACTTTATTTGAAAATAATCAAGTTAACATACCTCTCTCATTAGCTGGATTTATAACATATTTATCAATATTAGTTATCACAATAATACTCTCGCTTAATTTAATTTCCCCAAGAGAAAAACTAAATAAGTTTTTATGGTGGTTATTATTTCTAATTTCTTGTGCGTCATCAATATTTAGCTTTTTATTGATAAATATAATGTTTTTTAAGATTCAAGCATATTGTTTTTTTTGTATACTTTCAGCAATTTTATCGTTTTCTATCTTTATAGTTTCTATGATTGGAGCAAAGTTCGAAAGTAGAGAACCTATGATTATTAGAGGTTTCATTGTAGCCATTAGTGTCCTGCTGGGGGGTCTAATTTGGTCAGCAAACGTTGACCCCTCTAATGCTACTGATGTTGCAAACCCCACTGAAAATATATCACCAATAATTACCACTGCAAGCTCTCCCCAAAAGGTAAAGTTTGCAAAATTTTTAAGTGAAAACAATATTGTTATGTATAGTGCATACTGGTGCCCGCATTGCCACGATCAGAAACAATTGTTTGGTAAAGAAGCAGTTAAAGAATTAAAAGTAGTTGAATGTGCTAAAGATGGTAAAGATAATGAGTATGAGCTATGCCAAACGAAAGGAATTAGTGGATTTCCTTCTTGGGAAATCAATGGAGAAATCACTAGTGGTACGGTTGATTTGAAAGAATTGGCCCAAAAAACTAACTATCAGGGAGATCTTAATTTTTAA
- the petL gene encoding cytochrome b6-f complex subunit PetL, whose protein sequence is MNIIFYFAFIGFGFGAAFALDKLLRAVKLI, encoded by the coding sequence ATGAACATCATTTTCTATTTTGCATTTATTGGTTTTGGTTTTGGAGCTGCTTTCGCATTAGATAAGCTCTTAAGAGCAGTTAAATTAATTTAA
- the rimO gene encoding 30S ribosomal protein S12 methylthiotransferase RimO, translated as MKQNSLNIEGKKLSKIAFSHVGCEKNLVDTEHMQGLLDKEGYEVDSNINDANIVVVNTCSFIETAREESVRKILEYTNQGKKVIVAGCMAQHFKDELIKEIPEIKGLVGTGDYQKIAKVLDRVEKGEIVNEVSKIPEFIADEEIPRFVDKNKFVAYLRIAEGCNYNCAFCIIPKLRGPQRSRTIESIVSEAKSLAKNGIQEIILISQITTNYGQDIYGKPSLARLLNELSKVPIPWIRIHYAYPTGLTDEVIRAFKDSNNIVPYFDLPLQHSHPDVLKSMNRPWQASLNESILEKIREEIPSAVLRTSLIVGFPGEKKEHFEHLLEFLDRHKFDHVGVFIFSSEEGTAAFNLPNKVSPEVAEARKDNVISVQQNISKDKNQTYVGSKMKILVEKTSDNNELIGRSYNFAPEIDGTVILSVKDKIDLKNYIGKFVEANISFADEYDLYGETIKIL; from the coding sequence GTGAAACAAAATAGTCTAAATATAGAAGGAAAAAAACTATCTAAGATTGCATTTAGTCATGTTGGTTGTGAGAAAAATCTTGTTGATACTGAACATATGCAAGGCTTATTAGATAAAGAGGGTTATGAAGTTGACAGCAATATTAATGATGCAAATATTGTTGTTGTAAATACTTGCAGTTTTATTGAAACAGCTCGAGAAGAATCTGTTAGAAAAATTCTAGAATATACAAATCAAGGAAAGAAAGTAATAGTTGCAGGCTGTATGGCTCAGCATTTTAAAGATGAGCTTATAAAAGAAATTCCTGAAATAAAAGGTTTGGTTGGGACAGGAGATTATCAAAAGATAGCAAAGGTTTTAGACAGAGTAGAAAAAGGGGAAATCGTTAACGAAGTTTCAAAAATACCTGAATTTATTGCAGATGAGGAAATACCTCGTTTTGTAGATAAAAACAAATTTGTTGCTTATCTTCGCATTGCTGAAGGCTGCAACTATAATTGCGCTTTTTGTATTATTCCTAAGTTGAGAGGTCCTCAAAGAAGTAGAACAATAGAATCTATAGTTTCAGAAGCCAAAAGTCTTGCAAAAAATGGTATTCAAGAAATCATATTAATTAGTCAAATAACAACTAATTATGGTCAAGATATTTATGGAAAACCATCATTAGCCAGACTTTTGAATGAGCTTTCTAAAGTTCCAATTCCCTGGATAAGGATACATTATGCTTATCCAACAGGTTTAACTGATGAAGTTATTAGAGCTTTCAAAGATTCAAATAATATAGTGCCTTACTTTGATTTGCCACTTCAGCATAGTCATCCAGATGTGTTGAAGAGTATGAATAGACCTTGGCAAGCTTCTTTGAATGAATCAATTTTGGAGAAAATTAGAGAAGAAATTCCATCTGCTGTATTAAGAACTAGCCTTATTGTTGGTTTCCCAGGAGAAAAAAAAGAACATTTTGAACATCTTCTCGAATTTTTGGATAGGCACAAATTTGATCATGTGGGAGTGTTTATTTTTTCTTCTGAAGAAGGAACTGCAGCTTTTAATTTGCCAAATAAAGTATCTCCAGAGGTTGCAGAGGCAAGAAAAGATAACGTTATTTCAGTTCAACAAAATATCTCTAAAGATAAAAATCAGACATATGTTGGTTCAAAAATGAAGATTTTGGTAGAAAAAACATCAGATAATAACGAATTAATAGGTCGGTCCTACAATTTCGCGCCTGAAATTGACGGGACTGTAATTTTATCTGTTAAAGATAAAATTGATTTGAAAAATTATATTGGGAAATTTGTTGAAGCAAATATTTCTTTTGCGGATGAATATGATTTGTATGGAGAGACTATTAAAATTTTGTAA
- a CDS encoding DUF6816 family protein, whose protein sequence is MKIILGLILCLIFQGIFLESSFALVDSNVREFLENRVNQWPELYLPNFKLSDTSKDLIYPKWFEGNWLVTSQDIINDSEEPVIYKVNFFKNDSDLIIGNRAKNSESIGKAIFGDTLIKVVDDPQSINNQITYLKDDLYIDSRITGRNQIQDDDIFFADELVIQTAHKPGASRINQVETISKFQKCSEEILQVNNSIKPSICGVQYVASYGSKVGDPSIHAIKTNKYKLKFEFIES, encoded by the coding sequence ATGAAAATTATTCTTGGATTAATACTTTGTTTGATTTTTCAAGGAATTTTTTTAGAAAGTTCTTTTGCTCTAGTAGATTCTAACGTACGAGAGTTTTTGGAAAATCGTGTAAATCAATGGCCAGAATTATATTTGCCAAATTTTAAATTATCTGACACTTCTAAGGATTTAATTTATCCTAAATGGTTCGAGGGGAATTGGCTTGTTACTTCTCAAGATATAATTAATGATTCTGAAGAACCTGTTATTTATAAAGTAAATTTCTTTAAGAATGATTCAGATTTAATTATTGGAAATCGTGCAAAAAATTCTGAATCTATTGGAAAAGCAATATTTGGTGATACCTTAATCAAGGTTGTAGATGATCCTCAATCTATTAATAATCAAATTACTTATTTAAAAGATGATCTTTATATCGATTCAAGAATTACAGGGAGAAATCAGATTCAAGATGATGATATTTTTTTCGCAGATGAGCTAGTGATACAAACAGCACATAAGCCAGGCGCTTCAAGGATTAATCAGGTAGAGACCATTAGTAAATTTCAAAAATGTTCCGAAGAAATATTGCAAGTTAATAATTCAATCAAACCGTCAATTTGTGGAGTGCAATATGTTGCTTCTTATGGCTCAAAAGTTGGTGATCCTTCTATTCATGCTATAAAAACAAATAAATATAAATTAAAGTTTGAATTTATTGAGAGCTAG
- a CDS encoding DUF751 family protein: MGEFFSNVARYPKYLISIIVGGLVALLEPLFKNRSNPLTIVGLISSVLSAFITVYFVLQAMTNPINL, encoded by the coding sequence ATGGGCGAATTTTTCTCTAATGTTGCAAGATATCCCAAATATTTAATATCCATCATTGTTGGGGGACTTGTTGCTTTGCTTGAACCTTTATTCAAGAATAGATCAAATCCACTCACAATAGTAGGTTTGATATCTTCTGTCCTAAGTGCTTTCATAACTGTTTATTTTGTCTTGCAAGCTATGACAAACCCAATAAATTTATAA
- a CDS encoding glutathione S-transferase family protein gives MITLYQFRHSAFCLKTRMALHAKKLQYRVEEVTPGIGQFEIFKLSGQKQVPVIVDSNDQIIHDSSNICEYIDKKNDNNPLFPEDPILFAQCKLIEDWADTTMAATCRKALIKSAIENPQLRTALLPDEIPSSVKSIVDKLPFENLSKISNVVLSSKDNLELQKLLEALSKSLINKKNLVGDSLSIADISIAAQLSLLKFPKSSGPILSGEGCQEYINNPYLENLFMWRNNLEEYLFSASSQ, from the coding sequence ATGATTACATTATATCAATTTAGGCATAGTGCTTTTTGTTTAAAAACAAGAATGGCACTTCATGCAAAAAAACTACAATATCGAGTTGAAGAAGTAACGCCTGGAATAGGCCAATTTGAAATCTTTAAATTATCAGGTCAAAAACAAGTACCTGTAATAGTCGATAGTAATGATCAAATTATTCATGACTCATCAAATATTTGCGAATATATAGATAAAAAAAATGATAACAATCCACTCTTTCCTGAGGACCCAATATTATTTGCACAATGCAAACTAATCGAAGACTGGGCAGATACTACAATGGCTGCAACTTGTAGAAAAGCTTTAATAAAATCTGCAATAGAAAACCCACAGCTAAGAACTGCATTACTTCCAGATGAAATACCTTCTTCAGTTAAAAGTATTGTAGATAAATTACCTTTTGAAAATCTTAGTAAAATTTCTAATGTAGTTTTGTCTTCTAAAGATAATTTAGAACTCCAAAAATTACTGGAAGCTTTATCAAAATCCTTGATCAACAAAAAAAATCTAGTTGGAGATAGTTTATCAATTGCAGATATTTCAATTGCAGCTCAATTATCACTTCTTAAATTTCCAAAGTCTTCAGGGCCAATTCTTTCAGGAGAGGGGTGTCAAGAATACATAAATAACCCTTATCTAGAAAATCTTTTTATGTGGAGGAACAACTTAGAAGAATATCTTTTTAGTGCTAGCTCTCAATAA
- a CDS encoding DUF4346 domain-containing protein, which produces MDPSKNLDKKIKIDNNLSNRYIDLDPKGYFIIKVDLRENKIILEHFLNNIDDEGYALDPETNEPIKCDSQNKRVSNEVFKGISAKQLGILITEERNDLITRFDHALYLGRELQKAEECLYKKLPYTQD; this is translated from the coding sequence ATGGATCCTAGTAAAAATTTAGATAAAAAAATAAAGATTGATAATAATCTATCCAACCGATATATAGACTTAGATCCAAAAGGTTATTTTATTATAAAAGTAGATTTAAGAGAAAATAAAATTATTTTAGAGCACTTTTTAAATAACATCGATGACGAAGGCTATGCACTTGACCCCGAAACAAATGAACCAATTAAATGCGACTCTCAAAATAAAAGAGTTAGTAATGAAGTTTTTAAAGGTATTAGTGCAAAACAACTTGGAATATTGATCACTGAAGAAAGAAATGACTTAATAACCAGATTCGATCATGCTCTATATCTAGGGCGGGAACTACAAAAAGCAGAAGAATGTTTATACAAAAAATTACCATATACCCAAGATTAA